A single genomic interval of Camelina sativa cultivar DH55 chromosome 11, Cs, whole genome shotgun sequence harbors:
- the LOC104728641 gene encoding uncharacterized protein LOC104728641, translated as MMRRNFDSASGVEYFPTNTLNSVKYEFERVNSVMDSNPNIWIPVSLPPYFLGNQGQVLNPTPLNFVYPDHDHDVPHHYAAPPHHRAAPLHHNVAFPHQRKDLNPTPLRVVYPGQDYVSPYNSAAPSHHYDAPPHHADFLLQQRKDLNPTPISVIYPYDYVAPPHHSAAPPHHVAAPPHHPTTHPHHSAAPPNHPTTNPHHSAPPSHNSDKFSLSSKQNHVPQDRRSLKKILKPTNTFDSEEDKKSGDDEYDGRTHSIPREKNGPYICPKCNEVFDTSQKFAAHMSLHYKSETNNERAQRLRARNKRKYRKFMTTLRRPKQRTELVEVE; from the coding sequence ATGATGAGGAGAAACTTTGATTCTGCTTCTGGTGTTGAATATTTTCCTACCAATACACTTAATAGTGTCAAATATGAATTTGAACGTGTTAATAGTGTCATGGATTCTAACCCCAATATTTGGATTCctgtttctcttcctccataTTTTCTTGGTAATCAAGGCCAAGTTTTGAATCCAACACCTCTTAATTTCGTTTATCCGGACCATGATCATGATGTTCCTCATCATTATGCTGCTCCTCCTCATCATCGTGCTGCTCCTCTTCATCATAATGTTGCCTTTCCTCATCAGCGCAAAGATTTGAATCCAACACCTCTTCGTGTTGTTTATCCTGGCCAAGATTATGTTTCTCCTTATAATTCTGCTGCTCCTTCTCATCATTATGATGCTCCTCCTCATCATGctgattttcttcttcaacaacgTAAAGATTTGAATCCGACACCTATTAGTGTCATTTATCCATACGATTACGTTGCCCCTCCTCATCATTCTGCTGCTCCTCCTCATCATGTTGCtgctcctcctcatcatcctacTACTCATCCTCATCATTCTGCTGCTCCTCCTAATCATCCTACTACTAATCCTCATCATTCTGCTCCTCCTTCTCATAATTCTGATAAGTTTTCCTTGTCATCAAAGCAAAACCATGTTCCTCAAGATCGTCGATCTTTGAAGAAAATTCTCAAACCAACCAATACTTTTGATtctgaagaagataagaaaagtGGTGATGATGAGTATGATGGTCGTACACATAGTATACCACGTGAAAAAAATGGTCCATATATATGTCCCAAGTGCAATGAGGTGTTTGATACTTCTCAAAAATTTGCTGCACATATGTCACTACACTATAAGAGTGAGACGAATAATGAAAGAGCTCAGAGACTTCgtgcaagaaacaaaagaaaatatcggAAGTTCATGACGACTCTCAGAAGACCAAAACAGAGGACGGAATTGGTAGAAGTGGAATAA
- the LOC104725154 gene encoding zinc finger protein AZF3-like — MALEALNSPRLVEEATRFHGFEQWTRGKKRSKRSRSGHHDHGLTEEEYLAFCLMLLARDRGDLDTVTAAKKPGYKCGVCDKTFSSYQALGGHKASHRSLIGGEDKDKSMAVSAAVKSHVCSICLKSFATGQALGGHKRCHYEGNGNGGVSNSEGVGSTSHVSSNSHRGFDLNIRQVREISPDDEVMSPMAAKKPCLK; from the coding sequence ATGGCCCTTGAAGCTCTGAATTCACCAAGACTGGTCGAAGAGGCAACAAGATTTCATGGTTTTGAGCAATGGACCAGAGGCAAGAAACGATCAAAACGTTCTAGATCTGGTCATCACGACCACGGTCTCACTGAAGAAGAGTATCTAGCTTTCTGTCTCATGCTTCTTGCTCGCGACCGCGGCGATCTTGATACTGTAACGGCCGCCAAGAAGCCGGGTTATAAGTGTGGCGTATGTGACAAGACGTTTTCGTCTTACCAAGCTCTCGGCGGTCACAAGGCGAGCCACCGGAGTTTAATCGGAGGTGAAGATAAAGATAAGTCGATGGCAGTTTCCGCCGCCGTGAAATCTCACGTTTGTTCGATCTGTTTGAAATCGTTCGCCACCGGTCAAGCTCTTGGCGGCCACAAGCGGTGCCATTACGAAGGGAATGGAAACGGAGGCGTTTCGAATTCGGAAGGTGTGGGATCTACTAGCCACGTCAGCAGTAATAGCCACCGTGGGTTTGACCTTAATATTAGGCAGGTACGGGAAATTTCGCCGGACGACGAAGTGATGAGTCCGATGGCGGCGAAGAAGCCTTGCCTGAAGTGA
- the LOC104725155 gene encoding QWRF motif-containing protein 9-like codes for MSEMTAAISASFNAAKQNKPPSFPSETPHRRPKSRDVPSRYLNGASSFSSSSVFHQSSSPSSAAKRCQSPIVTRPVTPSVAINRPRSTPRREALDRRGSGGEVSSAQRMLLTSGRSLFASFQADSFTGSEFRSKLNSSPGRGTVEKKKKTIPTATTSRSCGAQQEKTKLNEQWPRSLQPSCLSRSVDFTDTRKKLNGSGNGVARALQNSMVNNRPRMTRDSSSVELETESVSSGSSNGRGKLLPARGNVVKGRVPQLASNRSQHRLEPGSQVAKSNGLRKVSVDAHVLSPKGSQLFSKSEQIRPASPSKFGMIAASSRGASIARGISPSRGVVPPRGISPSGRMSPLRVRSSLTKNMPLVLNSAVDVKEKIRDNGVADAHLLKLLHNRLLQWRFANARANAVISSQKLRAEKRLYNAWISISKLYDSVRAKRIELQHLKQNLKLISILNSQMEHLEEWLVMERDYMSSLVGAAEALKGSTLCLPVDCGAMVNVHSVKDAICSAVDVMQAMASSICLLLPKVGKISSLAAELGSVSVKEERMLDVCRDLLNTISALQVTECSLKTQITQLR; via the exons ATGTCGGAGATGACAGCTGCAATTTCGGCTTCGTTCAACGCCGCTAAACAGAACAAACCGCCGTCGTTTCCGTCGGAAACACCGCATCGCCGTCCTAAATCACGAGATGTACCGTCGCGTTACCTTAACGGCGCTTCCTCTTTTTCGTCGTCGTCGGTTTTCCACCAATCGTCGTCACCGTCCTCCGCGGCGAAGAGATGTCAATCGCCGATTGTTACTCGGCCGGTGACTCCGTCTGTTGCTATAAATCGGCCGAGATCAACACCACGTCGTGAGGCGTTAGATCGACGAGGTAGTGGTGGAGAGGTTTCTTCAGCGCAGAGAATGTTGTTGACTTCTGGGAGAAGCTTGTTTGCGTCGTTTCAGGCGGATTCGTTCACAGGGAGTGAGTTTAGATCGAAGCTAAACTCATCTCCGGGGAGAGGAacagtagagaagaagaagaagacgattccGACGGCAACAACATCTAGGAGTTGTGGAGCTCAGCAAGAGAAGACAAAGCTCAATGAGCAATGGCCTAGGTCTCTGCAACCGAGTTGTTTGAGTAGAAGTGTAGACTTCACTGATACTAGGAAGAAACTGAACGGATCTGGCAATGGTGTGGCTAGAGCTCTTCAGAATTCCATGGTGAATAATAGACCGCGGATGACGAGAGATTCATCGAGTGTTGAATTAGAGACTGAGAGTGTTTCTTCTGGAAGCTCTAATGGAAGAGGGAAGTTGTTACCAGCTCGTGGCAATGTGGTTAAGGGGAGAGTTCCGCAATTGGCTAGTAATCGGTCGCAGCATCGGTTAGAGCCTGGCTCACAGGTTGCTAAATCTAATGGACTGAGGAAGGTATCGGTGGATGCTCATGTGTTGTCCCCAAAAGGAAGCCAATTGTTTTCAAAGAGTGAGCAGATTCGACCTGCTTCACCTAGCAAGTTTGGTATGATTGCAGCTTCCTCGAGAGGAGCCAGCATTGCTAGAGGAATAAGCCCTTCGAGAGGCGTGGTTCCTCCAAGAGGGATTAGCCCTTCAGGCAGGATGAGCCCACTAAGAGTGAGAAGCTCCCTGACTAAAAACATGCCTTTGGTTCTGAATTCTGCTGTGGATGTTAAAGAGAAGATCAGAGATAATGGTGTTGCTGATGCTCACTTGTTAAAGCTATTACACAATAGGTTGCTGCAGTGGCGATTTGCTAATGCACGAGCAAATGCTGTTATCTCTTCACAAAAGTTGAGAGCGGAG AAAAGATTGTACAATGCATGGATAAGTATCTCTAAGCTGTATGATTCTGTCAGAGCGAAAAGAATTGAATTGCAGCACCTGAAGCAGAACTTGAAACTGATATCTATTCTCAATAGTCAG ATGGAACATCTAGAAGAGTGGTTGGTTATGGAACGGGATTATATGAGTTCTTTGGTAGGAGCTGCTGAAGCGTTGAAAGGCAGCACGCTTTGTCTACCTGTTGATTGCGGGGCAATG GTAAACGTACACAGTGTTAAGGATGCCATTTGCTCAGCAGTTGATGTTATGCAAGCAATGGCATCTTCCATATGTTTGTTGCTGCCAAAG GTTGGGAAGATAAGCAGCTTGGCAGCAGAACTTGGCAGTGTAAGCGTCAAGGAGGAAAGGATGCTCGACGTGTGCCGGGACCTCCTAAACACAATATCAGCTCTGCAG GTAACGGAATGCAGTTTGAAGACACAGATTACACAGCTACGATAG